The following are from one region of the Halobacteriovorax vibrionivorans genome:
- a CDS encoding FecR domain-containing protein, which yields MRKEYQYGKRIVGRVNSLLDTFVILVCICVAAFAGNQVFNTSYYPPIIGGERITLGQVFELRNDVRRRSFDNFSWHDLGSNEALYHNDRIFTDKDSTAELEFSSGNRLKVSEESLFKITQDTDGINLNIEQGVVFATLSNSSEAFVVKVGDQIYEIKSDSSKIKISTDGKNKELSVLEGQAKVRLGNREETIEKGVRVLLTNDSYTVKKSWPSEFTPTDGKLFYLVENNQVKFNFNEDVEKLHLSKTKSAFENGEVFDVTNNQIVIKDLGQGIYYWQVSNDKEVSTEKSFEIIFEEIPIFENLENESRLLVGQEKTIYTQSFDSIDFFINDEIIEDVDYDDGVLKINFDEVGSYKLSYRNKSIEHPFALKSKSHLIEVIKAPEKIVLKRPFNGEEYYFYQKDLVEFNWETADLPEGLETYLVLNGKRHLVAGQSYKIPIEESGDYEWSLEYYFNGEKVSASDENEFSVTFDNDNSALENGRKVVVKKPGDMIDLTWANKAAPGERSFQVEISKDRSFKNIVQEIETTEANTKLLIKELGVHYWRVKNESGKFVPPVKIIIVPPPPPPAPKIKKIEKRVEMNQLGPFVGRVLNWLIPVAHAKDDIVLKWEAVNDVKEYRVQILDGDDIVVDEKVKINRYEWKDYSVGHFQWRVSAIDYWNQESEFSSKEDLIVTKKFGGAQGINLLSPRHGKRFKKDDVIELQFEQVRGDRFYIEFSKDRFFRNIKEVSLGKATSYRFKNQLEESFYWRVKAIEKGDVIYSKKRRIDIKKEIKENRISKSKPKLEKSERDTHWFVGFSPELLTYDIISNSKKLEVDDMNLISIIGGYKTKIKDYDAKFSLKHSSGVVFEDLAFNRTRLGAQVLSPLNSVAGLKYGVVTQVEYRNELSVLSDNSIESNAEFYLNLAPSLNYKIGKVSAELNYFILNYSGLNFEVSYQISDMYQASFSYEDFSNSDIESNQQSMAFNLQYNF from the coding sequence ATGAGAAAAGAGTACCAGTATGGAAAGAGGATAGTGGGACGAGTTAATTCACTATTAGATACATTCGTTATCTTAGTATGTATTTGTGTTGCCGCCTTTGCTGGCAATCAAGTTTTTAATACTTCATATTATCCACCGATAATTGGTGGAGAGCGCATTACTTTAGGCCAAGTCTTTGAACTTCGAAATGATGTCCGTCGCAGAAGTTTCGATAATTTCTCATGGCATGATCTTGGAAGTAATGAAGCCTTATATCATAATGACCGAATCTTTACGGACAAGGACTCCACAGCTGAGCTTGAATTTAGTTCTGGAAATCGACTGAAAGTTTCTGAAGAAAGTCTTTTTAAAATTACGCAAGATACTGATGGAATTAATCTTAATATTGAGCAAGGTGTAGTCTTTGCTACATTAAGTAATTCTAGTGAAGCATTTGTTGTAAAAGTAGGTGATCAGATTTATGAAATCAAGTCAGATAGTTCAAAGATTAAGATTTCAACAGATGGTAAGAATAAAGAACTTTCAGTATTAGAAGGACAGGCCAAGGTTCGCCTTGGAAATCGTGAGGAAACAATTGAAAAAGGTGTTCGTGTACTTTTAACGAATGACTCTTATACGGTAAAGAAAAGTTGGCCAAGCGAGTTTACTCCTACTGATGGTAAGCTTTTCTACCTTGTTGAAAATAATCAAGTGAAATTCAATTTCAATGAAGATGTAGAAAAACTACATCTTTCAAAAACTAAGTCTGCATTTGAAAATGGGGAAGTCTTTGACGTAACAAATAATCAAATCGTAATAAAGGACTTAGGGCAGGGGATTTATTACTGGCAGGTTTCCAATGATAAAGAGGTTTCGACTGAGAAGTCATTTGAAATAATATTTGAAGAGATTCCAATATTTGAGAATTTAGAAAATGAATCAAGATTACTTGTTGGGCAAGAAAAGACAATTTATACACAGTCTTTTGATTCAATCGATTTTTTCATTAATGATGAAATTATTGAAGATGTCGATTATGATGATGGCGTTTTAAAAATTAATTTCGATGAAGTTGGCTCTTATAAATTAAGCTATCGTAATAAGTCCATTGAACACCCATTTGCTTTAAAATCAAAAAGTCATTTAATTGAAGTTATTAAGGCACCTGAGAAGATTGTTCTTAAAAGACCGTTTAATGGTGAAGAATATTATTTCTACCAGAAAGATCTCGTTGAGTTTAATTGGGAAACAGCAGATCTTCCTGAGGGACTTGAGACTTATCTCGTTTTAAATGGAAAGAGACACCTAGTGGCCGGTCAGTCTTATAAGATTCCTATTGAAGAAAGTGGCGATTATGAATGGTCCCTAGAGTATTACTTTAATGGCGAAAAAGTATCAGCATCTGATGAGAATGAGTTTAGTGTAACATTTGATAATGATAACTCCGCTCTTGAAAATGGACGAAAGGTAGTCGTTAAAAAGCCAGGAGATATGATTGACCTAACTTGGGCAAATAAAGCTGCTCCAGGAGAGCGCTCTTTTCAGGTAGAGATTTCAAAAGATCGTAGCTTTAAAAATATTGTTCAAGAGATTGAAACAACTGAGGCCAATACAAAATTACTTATTAAAGAGCTTGGTGTTCATTATTGGCGAGTGAAAAATGAGTCTGGAAAATTTGTTCCTCCAGTAAAGATTATAATTGTTCCTCCACCGCCACCGCCAGCACCGAAGATTAAAAAGATAGAAAAGCGTGTTGAGATGAATCAGTTAGGGCCATTTGTTGGAAGAGTTTTGAATTGGCTTATTCCTGTTGCTCATGCAAAAGACGATATTGTACTTAAGTGGGAAGCTGTTAATGATGTAAAAGAATATCGTGTACAAATCCTTGATGGAGATGACATTGTCGTCGATGAGAAGGTGAAAATAAATCGCTATGAATGGAAGGATTATTCAGTTGGACATTTTCAATGGCGTGTATCTGCTATTGATTATTGGAACCAAGAGAGTGAATTCTCGTCTAAAGAAGACTTAATTGTTACAAAGAAGTTTGGTGGTGCTCAAGGCATTAATTTATTATCACCTAGACATGGTAAGAGATTTAAGAAAGACGATGTCATTGAACTTCAATTTGAACAAGTAAGAGGTGATAGGTTCTATATCGAATTCTCTAAAGATCGCTTTTTTAGAAATATTAAAGAAGTTAGTTTGGGGAAGGCGACGTCTTATCGATTTAAAAATCAGCTTGAAGAAAGCTTTTACTGGAGAGTTAAAGCAATAGAAAAAGGTGATGTCATTTACTCAAAGAAACGTCGAATCGATATTAAAAAAGAGATTAAAGAAAATAGAATCTCTAAATCAAAGCCTAAGCTAGAAAAGAGTGAAAGAGATACCCATTGGTTTGTAGGGTTTAGTCCCGAATTATTAACTTACGATATTATTAGTAATTCAAAGAAACTAGAAGTCGATGACATGAATCTAATTTCTATCATTGGTGGTTATAAAACAAAGATTAAGGACTATGATGCTAAGTTTTCTCTCAAGCATTCAAGTGGAGTTGTTTTTGAAGATCTAGCTTTTAATCGTACACGTCTAGGGGCACAAGTATTAAGCCCTTTAAACTCTGTCGCTGGGCTTAAGTATGGAGTCGTCACTCAAGTTGAATATCGAAATGAACTAAGTGTTCTAAGCGACAATTCTATTGAATCAAATGCAGAGTTTTACCTTAACCTCGCTCCATCTCTTAATTACAAAATAGGTAAGGTTTCAGCTGAGCTAAATTACTTTATTCTAAATTATTCTGGCCTAAACTTTGAAGTTTCTTACCAAATAAGTGATATGTATCAGGCATCTTTTAGCTATGAAGACTTTAGCAATAGCGACATCGAATCCAATCAGCAAAGTATGGCCTTTAATCTTCAATACAACTTCTAG
- a CDS encoding hybrid sensor histidine kinase/response regulator: MSNYNLYDSIFEPICVVNKSNEIVYYNHYFASFFKKSPRILKKGPKLRSLFTGFEIESFLYDIQGVKVGPEVEIYLDDQTFYHVIIKAIEANDEKIVCFNDISIEKNLYTKYRYQIEELKEIHNQIIQADKLSTIGEITATISHEISNPLTIASGNLELVDALISNENIESKDLITGSIHDTKDSIDRITKIIKGLKSFLHNKDSNKKFISVEKVVERSLSLLKVPLEQDGIKVEFDCKSSSIILANPIEMEQVIINLVTNAIHALVDAKVASPTITITITKDDVCHIINVIDNGPGINAENKDQIFESFFTTKEVGEGTGLGLAISSKIIDSYSGSLKLVDSDSGCNFEITLPKMETTSFTDSELSINLDFKRVLVIDNEPQILNLFAKYFKDGPVNLIFASDAIEAQRLLLGTNVDAIITDYDMPEKNGVEFAKELASQGDETPVFIMSGVAQKNLIAGYQEIKGFLEKPFEKEDILDLLGIKSEENN, encoded by the coding sequence ATGAGCAACTACAATCTCTACGATTCAATTTTTGAACCTATCTGTGTTGTAAACAAGAGCAATGAAATTGTTTATTATAATCACTACTTTGCTTCATTCTTTAAGAAGTCACCACGAATTTTAAAGAAAGGACCAAAACTTAGAAGCTTATTTACAGGGTTTGAAATTGAAAGTTTTCTCTATGATATTCAAGGTGTAAAAGTCGGTCCAGAAGTAGAGATCTATCTTGACGATCAAACTTTTTACCACGTTATTATTAAAGCGATTGAGGCAAATGATGAAAAGATTGTCTGCTTTAATGATATAAGTATTGAAAAGAATCTTTATACAAAATATCGATATCAAATTGAAGAACTCAAAGAGATACATAACCAAATTATTCAAGCCGATAAACTAAGTACTATCGGAGAGATTACTGCTACGATCTCACATGAGATCTCAAATCCTCTTACGATCGCATCAGGAAACCTTGAATTAGTGGATGCTTTAATTAGTAATGAGAATATTGAATCAAAGGATCTAATCACTGGAAGTATTCACGATACTAAAGACTCTATCGATCGTATTACAAAAATTATAAAAGGCCTAAAGAGCTTCCTACACAATAAAGATAGTAATAAGAAATTCATTTCTGTTGAAAAAGTAGTTGAAAGATCTCTTAGTCTTTTGAAAGTTCCACTCGAACAAGATGGAATTAAAGTTGAATTTGACTGCAAATCGTCTTCAATTATTTTGGCCAACCCAATTGAAATGGAGCAAGTTATTATTAACTTAGTAACTAATGCAATCCACGCCCTTGTAGACGCTAAAGTAGCCTCTCCTACTATTACAATAACAATTACAAAAGATGATGTTTGCCACATTATCAATGTTATTGATAATGGGCCGGGAATTAATGCAGAAAATAAAGATCAAATATTTGAGTCTTTCTTTACTACAAAAGAAGTTGGAGAAGGTACAGGGCTTGGCCTTGCTATTTCTTCTAAAATTATCGATTCATATTCAGGTAGTTTAAAGCTTGTGGATTCTGATAGCGGATGTAATTTTGAAATCACTCTTCCAAAAATGGAGACGACTTCATTTACAGATAGTGAACTTAGTATCAATTTAGATTTCAAAAGAGTTCTAGTAATTGATAATGAACCACAAATATTAAACTTATTTGCAAAGTATTTTAAAGATGGGCCAGTAAATCTTATCTTTGCTTCCGATGCAATTGAAGCTCAAAGACTTCTATTGGGTACAAATGTAGATGCCATCATCACAGACTATGATATGCCTGAGAAGAATGGTGTTGAGTTTGCAAAAGAGCTAGCTAGTCAAGGAGATGAGACACCTGTGTTTATAATGTCAGGTGTAGCTCAAAAGAACTTGATAGCAGGTTATCAGGAAATAAAAGGGTTCCTTGAGAAGCCTTTTGAAAAAGAAGATATTCTAGATTTACTTGGAATTAAGAGTGAGGAGAATAACTAA
- a CDS encoding RCC1 domain-containing protein: MKTLVFILGISFITSSCVPESLDDLVDVPGADLPTLPNLDVACYQDIYAPKEEDITRNIDILIIPDTSGSIIEERADIAEGFDAFLDVIPAAADINIAVMLGHGSTSSHFGKLYTKGTEPTILSNRSLTIEEIKTHLKTKMQNPAGDYATDGGEAGLASLNRALDADYFAAIQEQGFFRPDAALVIAFVADEQDICAIYPDGVTPVADPQGGEDRSRLVECFDGETQVVTPKSVYDKLSALYNDRPLVTGGVIYNNASTMPFGGENEIGYGYKEFVEFGGGFTVDMATGDYGDGLSKLGTLAMTRIDPINDFNLKVSNIDTNTIRTFVDGGEVQYSYDAETNIVSLNDERGPFSTAAVQYCEKPLVTKQVIQIVAGGNHSCALLASGEVKCWGDNTYGQLGQGNTERIGDDESIDSIAPIDLSGEKALQVIAGNLHTCVLTESNKVKCFGDSAYGQLGMSSTEKLGDDEPLSSYGYTDIGGIVRKLYGGTYHNCALLTTGDVRCWGMNTFGQLGTGDTEAIGDDEPVSTGSLVDLGGKAIQMDISSMSFHACAILSGGTLKCWGRNSHGQLGLGHLNNVLTPVEPTYTPKGVIAVTTGGIHSCALQSDSTVFCFGNNNFGQLGSNPGESIGDDETTESHSALDLGFEAASVVASNTSTCAISKAGEAKCWGSGAMGKLGQQDTSNIVDGLAQLPAIDLGLSVSQVSGGFHHHCFLSTDEGLVKCIGYGAHGQLGNANTDDIGDNESPASISFLSLFDI, encoded by the coding sequence TTGAAGACGTTGGTCTTTATACTTGGGATTTCATTTATCACATCTTCTTGTGTACCAGAAAGTCTTGATGACTTAGTTGATGTACCAGGGGCAGATCTACCAACATTACCAAACCTAGATGTTGCCTGCTATCAGGATATTTATGCACCTAAAGAAGAGGATATAACGAGAAATATTGATATTCTTATCATTCCAGATACATCTGGTTCTATTATCGAAGAAAGGGCCGACATTGCTGAGGGATTCGATGCCTTCTTAGATGTTATACCTGCTGCTGCGGATATTAATATTGCAGTTATGCTAGGACACGGTTCAACCTCATCTCATTTTGGAAAACTTTATACAAAAGGTACTGAGCCAACGATTCTATCTAATCGTTCTTTAACAATTGAAGAGATCAAGACTCATTTAAAAACAAAGATGCAAAATCCAGCTGGAGATTATGCAACCGATGGTGGTGAAGCTGGTTTAGCTTCTCTTAATCGTGCTCTTGATGCCGACTATTTTGCAGCAATTCAGGAACAAGGATTCTTTAGGCCAGATGCCGCACTTGTTATTGCCTTTGTTGCTGATGAACAAGATATTTGTGCAATTTATCCAGATGGTGTAACTCCTGTCGCTGACCCACAAGGGGGAGAGGATCGTTCACGTTTAGTTGAATGTTTTGATGGTGAAACTCAAGTTGTAACGCCAAAGAGTGTTTATGATAAATTAAGTGCTCTTTATAATGACCGCCCACTTGTTACTGGTGGAGTAATTTATAATAACGCTTCAACAATGCCATTTGGTGGAGAAAACGAAATTGGTTATGGTTATAAAGAGTTTGTTGAATTCGGTGGTGGCTTCACTGTTGATATGGCAACAGGTGATTATGGTGATGGACTATCAAAGTTAGGTACACTTGCCATGACTCGTATTGATCCTATTAATGACTTTAATTTAAAAGTATCAAATATTGATACTAATACAATTCGTACATTTGTTGATGGTGGAGAGGTTCAGTATTCATATGATGCAGAAACTAATATTGTCTCTTTAAATGATGAGAGAGGACCTTTTTCTACAGCGGCAGTACAATATTGTGAAAAGCCTCTTGTAACAAAACAAGTAATTCAAATCGTTGCTGGTGGTAACCACTCTTGTGCATTATTAGCTTCTGGTGAAGTTAAATGCTGGGGAGATAATACTTATGGCCAATTAGGGCAAGGTAATACAGAAAGAATTGGTGATGATGAATCAATTGATTCGATTGCTCCAATTGATTTAAGTGGAGAAAAAGCTCTTCAGGTCATTGCTGGTAATCTTCACACTTGTGTCTTAACAGAGTCAAATAAAGTTAAGTGTTTTGGAGATAGTGCCTATGGGCAGCTAGGGATGAGCTCTACTGAAAAGTTAGGCGATGATGAGCCTCTGTCTTCTTATGGATATACTGATATTGGTGGAATTGTTAGAAAGCTATATGGTGGAACTTATCATAATTGTGCTCTTCTAACGACTGGTGATGTTCGTTGTTGGGGAATGAATACATTTGGCCAACTTGGCACAGGTGACACTGAAGCGATCGGAGATGATGAACCTGTATCTACTGGTAGTCTAGTCGACTTAGGTGGTAAGGCCATTCAAATGGATATTTCATCGATGAGTTTCCATGCATGTGCAATTCTATCTGGTGGAACATTAAAATGTTGGGGACGTAATTCTCACGGACAACTTGGTCTTGGCCATTTAAATAATGTCTTAACGCCAGTGGAGCCAACATATACTCCAAAAGGAGTTATCGCTGTAACAACGGGAGGGATTCACTCTTGTGCTCTACAGTCTGATTCAACAGTATTTTGTTTTGGTAATAATAACTTTGGGCAACTTGGTTCAAACCCTGGTGAGTCAATTGGTGACGATGAGACAACAGAGTCTCATTCAGCTCTTGATTTAGGTTTTGAAGCCGCCTCAGTTGTTGCTTCAAATACATCAACATGTGCTATCTCTAAAGCTGGAGAAGCTAAGTGTTGGGGTAGTGGTGCAATGGGGAAACTTGGACAACAAGACACTTCTAATATTGTAGATGGACTTGCCCAATTGCCGGCCATTGATCTAGGACTAAGTGTTTCTCAAGTATCTGGTGGTTTCCATCATCACTGTTTCTTATCAACAGATGAAGGTCTTGTGAAATGTATTGGTTATGGGGCCCATGGTCAGCTAGGTAATGCTAATACTGATGATATTGGGGATAATGAGTCTCCAGCTTCAATTAGCTTTCTTAGTCTCTTTGATATTTAA
- a CDS encoding STAS domain-containing protein, with translation MSNLSVEVKTENDTTIVNLTGRIDEDADLKPILDLKDKKLHINFNNVEMINSCGIREWINMLGELSGKITYSHCPQSVIEQINMVHGFIKPGIDVESFYAPYYEESTDEVKMILINTSDVVDNKAPVMKNDAGEELEFDAIEAQYFQFIKQMS, from the coding sequence ATGAGTAACTTAAGTGTTGAAGTCAAAACAGAAAATGACACAACCATTGTTAATCTAACAGGAAGAATTGACGAGGATGCTGATCTAAAGCCTATTCTCGATTTGAAAGATAAGAAGTTACATATCAACTTTAATAATGTTGAAATGATAAACTCATGTGGAATTAGAGAATGGATCAATATGCTAGGTGAATTATCTGGCAAGATCACCTACTCTCATTGTCCACAAAGTGTCATCGAACAAATTAATATGGTCCACGGCTTTATCAAGCCTGGTATTGATGTTGAGAGCTTCTATGCTCCATATTACGAAGAATCAACTGACGAAGTAAAAATGATTCTAATTAATACTAGTGACGTTGTTGATAATAAAGCACCTGTTATGAAAAATGATGCAGGAGAAGAACTTGAGTTTGATGCTATCGAAGCGCAATACTTTCAATTCATTAAACAGATGAGCTAA
- a CDS encoding c-type cytochrome, translated as MYRLVLFSLTLVGLVLVMNLSSYQSVEVNNEKYNFEAAEKAHIAHLKEVEELAKIHAEVTAPPVITDEVIEEKTIIPLDTPQLERADKLYKQCIACHAKDGSGKAANKAPRIGGQMEWYIEKQLLDMKNGVRVNQQMLTIVKKLSPEDIADLAAYLSKIPWGGVKEE; from the coding sequence ATGTATCGTTTAGTGCTATTTTCCCTCACTTTAGTAGGGCTAGTTCTTGTTATGAACTTATCAAGTTACCAGAGCGTTGAAGTCAACAATGAGAAATATAATTTTGAAGCAGCTGAAAAAGCTCATATTGCTCACTTAAAAGAAGTTGAAGAACTTGCAAAAATACACGCTGAAGTTACAGCTCCACCAGTTATCACTGATGAAGTAATCGAAGAAAAGACAATTATCCCTTTAGATACTCCACAACTTGAAAGAGCAGATAAGCTTTATAAGCAATGTATTGCATGTCACGCTAAAGATGGTTCAGGGAAAGCCGCTAATAAGGCACCTCGTATTGGTGGACAAATGGAATGGTATATTGAGAAGCAACTTCTTGATATGAAAAACGGAGTACGTGTTAACCAGCAAATGTTAACTATTGTTAAAAAACTTTCCCCAGAGGATATTGCTGATTTAGCAGCCTATCTTTCAAAGATTCCATGGGGTGGAGTTAAAGAAGAATAA
- a CDS encoding response regulator: MAMSPASPPLAKKPSVLIVDDEEKICFLIKTFLEQTGAFKNIVTADTVSVALLKLRNEDFDLVIIDYKLPDKDGTYFIDVASKSMKYQKMKYLLISGFLDNRSMVSVINSGVTNVLVKPFSRDDLIDKVYSLLKIK; this comes from the coding sequence ATGGCAATGTCTCCGGCAAGTCCACCATTAGCAAAAAAACCTTCTGTTCTCATTGTTGATGATGAGGAAAAGATCTGCTTTCTTATCAAAACATTTTTAGAACAAACTGGTGCATTTAAAAATATTGTTACTGCTGATACGGTAAGTGTGGCACTTTTAAAACTTAGAAATGAAGACTTTGATCTTGTTATTATTGATTATAAATTACCTGATAAGGATGGAACTTATTTTATCGATGTTGCAAGTAAATCAATGAAGTATCAGAAAATGAAGTATCTTCTTATTTCAGGATTTTTAGATAATCGCTCAATGGTTAGTGTTATTAATTCTGGTGTAACAAATGTTTTAGTAAAGCCATTTTCAAGAGATGATCTCATCGATAAGGTCTACTCTCTCCTAAAGATTAAATAG
- a CDS encoding SpoIIE family protein phosphatase: MGKKPIFPIKFKLITLNTALLIVVIAFLTKYATHLFEKDKKAYLYENSLFNVTSVAKEFNYTLNRITSDLQNLSLIKNKKLKSKAISETKYILAYLEKGEFIINRDFDKDENQFKLAIPKNQRNDSIASFTFEDEKFVILTKKFKDNLASIVIKANILNNLLSQNRTYNTLVFQNGKLVLGNDLIGLSEYDKNEFKGNNIVKKVRFNNDDYLISTAQTKAFELSVVSTISESDALSVTKFLTQRALYFAIFIIALSTIIIVLLSRTISKPIEKLYRRALSIGQGDFESTVEIKTKDELGTLGDSFNQMSRDILDYIEKMKEKARLDEEVKVAKLVQEEFFPPKDIETNAVRISSYAAPASECGGDWWGHHEFGDFIITIIADATGHGLPAALLTSAINSAFNSIKIRLEEETSLISPAEITQYLNKVIDLSNNKILLTAFVSVYNTKTREYSYTNASHLEVLKVPKRNEITKADIIPLIDAKGPRLGESNESSYSYETIKLEAGELLVYMTDGITEAENSEGKQWGLRKLLKILMTYGQNTSKEIRDTIVSVVYDHRGSDSFDDDLTLICLEVK, from the coding sequence ATGGGCAAGAAACCGATCTTTCCGATCAAGTTTAAACTGATTACTTTAAATACTGCATTGCTGATTGTTGTTATTGCTTTTCTGACAAAGTATGCGACGCACTTATTTGAAAAAGATAAGAAAGCATATCTCTACGAGAACTCGCTCTTTAACGTTACGAGTGTAGCAAAAGAATTCAATTATACTCTTAATCGAATTACTTCTGATCTTCAAAACTTATCACTTATTAAAAACAAAAAGCTTAAATCAAAAGCAATTAGTGAAACAAAGTATATTCTAGCCTACCTTGAAAAAGGCGAATTCATCATTAATCGCGACTTTGATAAAGATGAGAACCAATTCAAATTGGCCATACCAAAGAATCAAAGGAATGATTCAATTGCATCATTTACTTTTGAAGATGAAAAATTTGTTATTCTCACTAAAAAGTTTAAAGACAATCTTGCTTCCATAGTTATTAAGGCCAATATTTTAAATAACCTACTCTCACAAAACCGCACCTATAATACTCTCGTCTTTCAAAATGGAAAACTAGTCCTAGGAAATGATCTTATTGGGCTAAGTGAGTATGATAAGAATGAATTCAAAGGAAATAATATTGTTAAAAAGGTTCGATTCAACAATGATGACTACCTTATATCAACAGCACAAACAAAGGCCTTTGAGCTTTCTGTTGTTTCCACTATCTCTGAATCAGATGCTCTTTCAGTAACAAAGTTTTTAACTCAAAGAGCTTTATATTTTGCCATTTTCATTATCGCACTTTCTACAATTATTATCGTCTTATTATCGAGAACAATTTCAAAGCCTATTGAAAAACTTTACAGACGTGCACTAAGTATTGGACAAGGAGACTTTGAGTCAACAGTAGAAATTAAAACAAAAGATGAACTAGGAACTCTCGGTGATTCATTCAACCAGATGTCTCGCGATATTTTAGACTATATTGAAAAGATGAAGGAGAAGGCCCGTTTAGACGAGGAAGTAAAAGTTGCAAAACTTGTCCAAGAAGAGTTCTTTCCACCTAAGGACATTGAAACCAACGCTGTCCGTATAAGCTCTTATGCAGCACCAGCAAGTGAATGTGGTGGTGACTGGTGGGGACATCATGAATTTGGTGACTTTATCATAACAATTATTGCAGATGCTACAGGACATGGCCTACCAGCAGCGCTTCTAACATCGGCCATTAATTCGGCTTTTAATAGTATTAAAATAAGACTAGAAGAAGAGACATCTCTTATTTCTCCAGCTGAAATCACCCAGTACTTAAATAAGGTCATCGATCTTTCAAATAATAAAATTCTTCTCACAGCATTTGTTTCGGTCTACAACACCAAGACAAGAGAGTATTCATATACAAACGCCAGTCACTTGGAAGTATTAAAAGTTCCAAAAAGGAATGAGATCACTAAAGCAGATATTATTCCACTAATTGATGCTAAAGGACCTCGACTTGGTGAAAGTAACGAATCTTCATACTCTTATGAAACAATTAAACTAGAGGCCGGTGAGCTTCTTGTTTATATGACGGATGGAATTACTGAAGCTGAAAATAGTGAGGGTAAACAATGGGGACTTAGAAAACTTCTTAAGATCCTTATGACCTATGGACAAAACACAAGTAAAGAAATTCGTGATACAATAGTTTCTGTTGTATACGACCACAGAGGGTCTGACTCATTTGATGATGATCTAACGTTAATTTGTCTTGAAGTAAAGTGA
- a CDS encoding cell envelope biogenesis protein OmpA, translating into MKIFSLSLLIVLVACASKPKLYPNKAYQKYGKEQADRDISLCMDKADEFLESERGRQMIREGGKGAAWGAIVGAVASAVFGGNAGRGAAQGAAIGGASGAASAGLSEDEVKQRFVNRCLAEKGYEVIGWR; encoded by the coding sequence ATGAAGATATTTTCACTATCGCTTTTAATTGTCTTAGTTGCCTGCGCTTCTAAACCTAAACTCTACCCAAATAAGGCCTATCAAAAATATGGAAAGGAACAAGCTGATCGAGATATCTCTCTTTGCATGGATAAGGCCGATGAGTTTTTAGAAAGTGAGCGTGGAAGGCAGATGATTCGTGAAGGTGGAAAAGGTGCTGCATGGGGTGCTATCGTTGGTGCTGTAGCAAGTGCTGTCTTTGGTGGAAATGCTGGACGAGGAGCCGCTCAGGGCGCAGCTATTGGCGGAGCGAGTGGTGCCGCATCAGCAGGTCTAAGTGAAGATGAAGTAAAACAGCGCTTTGTTAATCGCTGTCTTGCAGAAAAAGGTTATGAAGTAATTGGGTGGAGATAG
- a CDS encoding gamma carbonic anhydrase family protein — MTLYRYKGIEPSLGEGCFVADSADVIGKVFLGKNVSLWFQVVARGDVNEIHIGDNCNIQDLTMLHVVEDIPLIIKENVSVGHSVTLHACTIEEGCLIGMGATVLDGAVIGKNSIVAGGSVVPPGKVYPPESFIIGTPAVAKRKLTPEEVNTYSNHYKSYLLTKDEFLNEVEPI; from the coding sequence ATGACGCTATATCGTTATAAAGGAATTGAACCAAGTCTTGGTGAGGGATGTTTTGTCGCCGACTCAGCAGATGTCATAGGAAAGGTCTTTCTTGGAAAGAATGTTTCTCTATGGTTTCAAGTTGTTGCTCGTGGTGATGTGAACGAAATACACATAGGTGATAATTGTAATATTCAAGATCTGACAATGCTTCATGTTGTTGAAGATATTCCGTTAATTATCAAAGAGAATGTTAGTGTGGGCCATAGTGTAACTCTGCACGCGTGTACAATTGAAGAAGGCTGTCTTATTGGAATGGGGGCCACTGTTCTTGATGGTGCTGTCATTGGAAAAAACTCTATTGTAGCAGGGGGAAGTGTTGTTCCTCCTGGAAAAGTTTATCCCCCTGAGAGCTTTATTATAGGTACTCCTGCTGTTGCCAAAAGAAAGCTCACACCAGAAGAGGTGAATACATATAGTAATCATTATAAGTCTTATCTTTTAACAAAAGATGAGTTTTTAAATGAAGTCGAGCCTATTTAA